DNA sequence from the Cellulophaga sp. HaHaR_3_176 genome:
GTCTATTTTGTGGGTTTAGTACTTGGTATATATGCATTTCCTCAACTTAGGGGTATTGCCCAAACAGCAGTTGGTGGTGCTGGTGTACTTGCTGTAGTTGTTGGTTTAGCCTCACAAGAAGCTTTTGCAAATCTTGTAGGTGGTGTTTTTATAATCACCTTTAAACCCTTTAAAATTAACGATATTATAAAAGTATCAGATGTAATGGTTGGTACCGTTACCGATATAACTTTACGCCATACAATTATTAGAAATTACGAGAATAAAATGATTGTAATTCCGAATGCTATTATAAATAAAGAAAAGCTAATTAATTATGATTTAGGCGATCGTAGATGTTGCCAATGGATTGAGATTGGTATTTCATACGATAGTGATATTGATATAGCGAAAGATATCATGAAAAAAGAGTGTACTGCGCACCCTAATTTAATTGATAACAGAACTTCATTAGAAATTAAAAATGGAGATCCGAAGGTATTAGTTCGGGTTACTGCATTGAACGAATCAGAAGTTACATTACGTGCCTGGGCATGGTCGTGGGATTATTCATCTGGGTTTGTTATGAAATGTGATTTACTAGAAAGTATAAAAAAACGTTTTGATGCAGAAGGTATTGAAATTCCTTTTCCACACCGTACAATGGTTTTTAAAGAAAAGCAATTGAAAGAATTAAAAGAACAGCTAAGTTAAAAAAATACATAACTTCTTTATCCTTTAAAGTCGAAATTCAGCGGCTGTTATCTTCCTATTTTAAATAGGTGAGGGGCTTATATATCATACCCTTAACCGATGCTAAAATTCTCTGTATTACTGTGATACTCTAATTTTTAT
Encoded proteins:
- a CDS encoding mechanosensitive ion channel family protein, with the protein product MTEFFQEHLKAIYYIIAVLICVTVLQVITQLAHKWLVKREQLKHPDKEPNTLHLLRRILKILWYILGLSAISVVFIEEQYRDRAKSDFWLIFYLGIVITFTVIGVAVVQNLFSKAIIKKVEEREDPTSYKFLRNLAVFGVYFVGLVLGIYAFPQLRGIAQTAVGGAGVLAVVVGLASQEAFANLVGGVFIITFKPFKINDIIKVSDVMVGTVTDITLRHTIIRNYENKMIVIPNAIINKEKLINYDLGDRRCCQWIEIGISYDSDIDIAKDIMKKECTAHPNLIDNRTSLEIKNGDPKVLVRVTALNESEVTLRAWAWSWDYSSGFVMKCDLLESIKKRFDAEGIEIPFPHRTMVFKEKQLKELKEQLS